One window from the genome of Cucumis melo cultivar AY chromosome 12, USDA_Cmelo_AY_1.0, whole genome shotgun sequence encodes:
- the LOC103487404 gene encoding cold-regulated 413 inner membrane protein 2, chloroplastic-like isoform X1 yields MVCVSLSSAVSLYPPSFYKSKLSVPLSLRSSPPNAKLSLNSAAKQSSICYNPLRFAVGSEGIATAGINKKKNRGLSAACYAMPVNTRTLQWVSTISSVVHSTSTYQSITFKILGFFFRVLMLAKGTGIQKSFIVPLFALQAPASVISWIKGEYGIWSAFLALLVRLFFFIPGELEIPFISLLLVIVAPYQVQNLRGTQEGCIISLLIAAYLAFQHFSRAGSFQRAFDQNSIVATVAVICITAVSFLFVI; encoded by the exons ATGGTTTGTGTATCTCTATCTTCTGCTGTTTCACTTTACCCTCCTTCTTTCTACAAATCCAAACTCTCCGTTCCTCTCTCCCTAAGATCTTCACCGCCGAATGCGAAGCTCTCGTTAAATTCTGCCGCTAAACAGAGTTCGATTTGTTACAATCCGCTCAG GTTTGCTGTCGGTAGCGAGGGGATTGCGACGGCGGGGATTAACAAGAAGAAGAATCGTGGTTTAAGTGCTGCTTGTTACGCTATGCCTGTTAACACTCGCACTCTTCAGTGGGTCTCAACCATATCTTCTGT AGTCCATTCCACCTCCACGTATCAAAGTATAACTTTTAAAATCCTAGGTTTCTTCTTCAGGGTTTTAATGCTCGCAAAGGGAACTGGGATTCAGAAGTCATTTATCGTTCCGCTATTTGCACTTCAGGCGCCTGCAAGTGTTATCTCCTGGATTAA AGGAGAGTACGGGATTTGGAGCGCTTTTCTGGCACTTCTTGTTCGACTGTTCTTCTTCATCCCTG GtgaattggagataccattcaTATCACTACTTTTGGTGATTGTGGCCCCATATCAAGTCCAAAACTTAAG AGGAACTCAAGAAGGGTGCATTATCTCCCTACTGATTGCAGCATATTTGGCCTTCCAGCATTTCTCTCGAGCAGGCAGCTTTCAGAGAGCTTTTGATCAGAATTCAATTGTTGCAACAGTAGCAGTCATTTGTATTACTGCTGTTTCATTCCTGTTTGTGATCTGA
- the LOC103487404 gene encoding cold-regulated 413 inner membrane protein 2, chloroplastic-like isoform X2 — MVCVSLSSAVSLYPPSFYKSKLSVPLSLRSSPPNAKLSLNSAAKQSSICYNPLRFAVGSEGIATAGINKKKNRGLSAACYAMPVNTRTLQWVSTISSVVLMLAKGTGIQKSFIVPLFALQAPASVISWIKGEYGIWSAFLALLVRLFFFIPGELEIPFISLLLVIVAPYQVQNLRGTQEGCIISLLIAAYLAFQHFSRAGSFQRAFDQNSIVATVAVICITAVSFLFVI, encoded by the exons ATGGTTTGTGTATCTCTATCTTCTGCTGTTTCACTTTACCCTCCTTCTTTCTACAAATCCAAACTCTCCGTTCCTCTCTCCCTAAGATCTTCACCGCCGAATGCGAAGCTCTCGTTAAATTCTGCCGCTAAACAGAGTTCGATTTGTTACAATCCGCTCAG GTTTGCTGTCGGTAGCGAGGGGATTGCGACGGCGGGGATTAACAAGAAGAAGAATCGTGGTTTAAGTGCTGCTTGTTACGCTATGCCTGTTAACACTCGCACTCTTCAGTGGGTCTCAACCATATCTTCTGT GGTTTTAATGCTCGCAAAGGGAACTGGGATTCAGAAGTCATTTATCGTTCCGCTATTTGCACTTCAGGCGCCTGCAAGTGTTATCTCCTGGATTAA AGGAGAGTACGGGATTTGGAGCGCTTTTCTGGCACTTCTTGTTCGACTGTTCTTCTTCATCCCTG GtgaattggagataccattcaTATCACTACTTTTGGTGATTGTGGCCCCATATCAAGTCCAAAACTTAAG AGGAACTCAAGAAGGGTGCATTATCTCCCTACTGATTGCAGCATATTTGGCCTTCCAGCATTTCTCTCGAGCAGGCAGCTTTCAGAGAGCTTTTGATCAGAATTCAATTGTTGCAACAGTAGCAGTCATTTGTATTACTGCTGTTTCATTCCTGTTTGTGATCTGA
- the LOC103487412 gene encoding carboxyl-terminal-processing peptidase 1, chloroplastic isoform X1 has product MASVIFFFFSSFSPSHLHFPSLLPMPPPFISFVNSDKKSFSNSLNLVDKTLVGALSGVLSFGLLLHSPSSVALDHSAVDFFSLSSDSLPSSSLFDSSTSCLDEDQLHEFESSETGSPPATNEDIVREAWEIVNDSFLDAGRNRWSPEAWKQRQEDITNISIQTRSKAHNIIRRMLASLGDPYTRFLPPAEFSKMARYDMTGIGINLREVPDDNGGMKIKVLGLLLDGPAHLAGVRQGDEILAVNGVEAGGKSAFEVSSLLQGPNETLVTVKVKHGNCGPVESIQVQRQVLARTPVFYRLEQMDANSSVGYIRLKEFNALAKKDLVTAMKRLEAMGASYFILDLRDNLGGLVQAGIEIAKLFLNEGSTVIYTVGRDPQYQKTVVADAGPLVKAPVVVLVNKRTASASEIVASSLHDNCKAVLVGERTYGKGLIQSVFELHDGSGVAVTVGKYVTPNHKDINGNGIEPDFQNFPAWSDVTERLSQCSILRQG; this is encoded by the exons ATGGCGAgtgtcatcttcttcttcttcagctCTTTCTCCCCTTCCCATCTCCATTTTCCCTCACTCCTTCCCATGCCTCCGCCATTTATAAGCTTCGTCAACTCTGACAAGAAGAGCTTCAGCAATTCCCTTAACTTGGTTGATAAAACACTAGTTGGAGCTCTTTCAGGAGTGCTCTCCTTCGGCCTTCTTCTCCATTCCCCCTCATCTGTTGCCTTAGATCATTCGGCTGTGgattttttctctttatcaTCTGATTCTTTGCCCTCTTCTTCGCTCTTCGATTCATCTACGTCTTGTCTCGATGAAGACCAGCTACATGAATTTGAAAGCTCTGAGACTGGGTCCCCGCCGGCGACTAACGAGGATATCGTCCGGGAGGCTTGGGAAATTGTAAATGATAGCTTTCTAGATGCTGGTCGCAATCGTTGGTCCCCTGAAGCTTGGAAG CAAAGGCAAGAAGACATTACTAATATTTCAATTCAAACTCGATCAAAGGCTCACAATATCATCCGGAGAATGCTGGCCAGTTTGGGCGATCCTTACACGCGTTTTCTTCCCCCTGCAGAG tTCTCCAAAATGGCGAGGTATGACATGACTGGTATTGGAATAAACCTTAGGGAAGTTCCGGATGATAATGGAGGCATGAAAATAAAGGTACTGGGACTATTATTAGATGGTCCTGCACATTTGGCTGGCGTTAGACAG GGAGATGAAATTTTAGCTGTAAATGGAGTGGAGGCGGGAGGGAAATCAGCATTTGAAGTATCTTCATTACTACAAGGCCCTAATGAAACACTTGTGACTGTTAAG GTCAAGCATGGTAACTGCGGACCAGTAGAAAGTATACAAGTCCAAAGACAGGTTCTTGCTCGAACCCCTGTCTTTTACCGCCTAGAGCAAATGGATGCTAACTCTTCTGTTGGGTACATTCGCCTAAAGGAATTCAATGCATTGGCTAAAAAAGACTTGGTTACCG CAATGAAGCGTCTTGAGGCCATGGGTGCGTCATATTTCATTTTGGATCTCAGAGATAATCTTGGTGGACTGGTGCAG GCTGGAATTGAAATTGCAAAGCTATTTCTAAATGAAGGGAGCACG GTGATCTATACAGTTGGAAGAGATCCTCAATACCAAAAGACTGTTGTTGCAGACGCTGGACCATTAGTTAAAGCCCCAGTTGTG GTTCTGGTGAACAAAAGAACTGCAAGTGCAAGTGAAATT GTTGCTTCCTCGCTGCATGATAATTGCAAAGCTGTTCTTGTGGGGGAAAGGACTTACGGCAAG GGTTTAATTCAGTCAGTTTTTGAACTTCACGACGGATCTGGTGTTGCAGTCACTGTTGGGAAGTATGTTACCCCAAATCACAAAGATATAAACGGAAATGGAATCGAACCCGACTTTCAAAACTTCCCAG CGTGGAGTGATGTCACTGAACGTCTCTCACAGTGCTCCATACTTCGTCAAGGATAA
- the LOC103487389 gene encoding PLASMODESMATA CALLOSE-BINDING PROTEIN 4-like encodes MGFNILRDLALFALYSFLLFSGSSLAEKSSIQEENQENIPLQNEEDRTIVSPIRFTQLDDTTIVNPTTPGGTPVAPPQSVPNIVDPSVNPTAVSGNPGGGSWCIASSAASPTALQVALDYACGYGGADCSAIQPGGSCYDPNTVKDHASYAFNDYYQKNPAATSCVFGGTAQLVSTDPSNGNCHYAKPGAVLSPPPPATPPPPAPVIPTPTPPAPTVPTPPPPATTNPTYTPTNPTYTPTDPSIYGAGPSGMPSSATSISKRSVLLWTITYLMGLPVANHL; translated from the exons ATGGGTTTCAACATTCTGAGAGATTTGGCACTATTTGCTCTCTATTCCTTCTTGCTCTTCTCAG GTTCAAGTTTAGCAGAGAAATCATCTATACaagaagaaaatcaagaaaACATACCTCTACAGAATGAAGAAGACAGAACAATCGTCTCACCTATACGTTTCACTCAGTTGGATGACACTACAATTGTTAACCCAACAACTCCTGGAGGAACTCCAGTTGCACCACCACAGTCTGTACCAAACATAGTAGACCCCAGTGTGAATCCCACCGCAGTGTCGGGGAATCCAGGTGGAGGTTCATGGTGTATTGCAAGCTCTGCAGCTTCCCCAACTGCTCTGCAGGTGGCTCTTGACTATGCTTGTGGCTATGGCGGTGCAGACTGTTCTGCGATTCAGCCAGGTGGGAGCTGCTATGACCCAAACACAGTGAAGGACCATGCCTCTTATGCCTTCAATGACTATTACCAGAAGAATCCAGCCGCTACTAGCTGTGTTTTTGGAGGAACAGCACAACTCGTTAGTACAGACCCAA GTAATGGTAACTGTCACTATGCCAAACCCGGAGCTGTATTAAG CCCCCCTCCACCAGCAACCCCACCACCCCCGGCACCTGTCATCCCAACACCAACTCCGCCAGCCCCCACAGTCCCAACACCACCACCGCCGGCCACCACAAACCCTACATATACGCCTACAAACCCAACATATACGCCCACAGATCCATCAATTTATGGTGCAGGACCATCAGGCATGCCCAGCTCAGCCACTTCGATATCAAAACGATCGGTGCTGCTTTGGACCATAACTTACCTTATGGGTTTGCCCGTGGCAAATCATCTGTAA
- the LOC103487412 gene encoding carboxyl-terminal-processing peptidase 1, chloroplastic isoform X2: protein MASVIFFFFSSFSPSHLHFPSLLPMPPPFISFVNSDKKSFSNSLNLVDKTLVGALSGVLSFGLLLHSPSSVALDHSAVDFFSLSSDSLPSSSLFDSSTSCLDEDQLHEFESSETGSPPATNEDIVREAWEIVNDSFLDAGRNRWSPEAWKQRQEDITNISIQTRSKAHNIIRRMLASLGDPYTRFLPPAEFSKMARYDMTGIGINLREVPDDNGGMKIKVLGLLLDGPAHLAGVRQGDEILAVNGVEAGGKSAFEVSSLLQGPNETLVTVKVKHGNCGPVESIQVQRQEFNALAKKDLVTAMKRLEAMGASYFILDLRDNLGGLVQAGIEIAKLFLNEGSTVIYTVGRDPQYQKTVVADAGPLVKAPVVVLVNKRTASASEIVASSLHDNCKAVLVGERTYGKGLIQSVFELHDGSGVAVTVGKYVTPNHKDINGNGIEPDFQNFPAWSDVTERLSQCSILRQG, encoded by the exons ATGGCGAgtgtcatcttcttcttcttcagctCTTTCTCCCCTTCCCATCTCCATTTTCCCTCACTCCTTCCCATGCCTCCGCCATTTATAAGCTTCGTCAACTCTGACAAGAAGAGCTTCAGCAATTCCCTTAACTTGGTTGATAAAACACTAGTTGGAGCTCTTTCAGGAGTGCTCTCCTTCGGCCTTCTTCTCCATTCCCCCTCATCTGTTGCCTTAGATCATTCGGCTGTGgattttttctctttatcaTCTGATTCTTTGCCCTCTTCTTCGCTCTTCGATTCATCTACGTCTTGTCTCGATGAAGACCAGCTACATGAATTTGAAAGCTCTGAGACTGGGTCCCCGCCGGCGACTAACGAGGATATCGTCCGGGAGGCTTGGGAAATTGTAAATGATAGCTTTCTAGATGCTGGTCGCAATCGTTGGTCCCCTGAAGCTTGGAAG CAAAGGCAAGAAGACATTACTAATATTTCAATTCAAACTCGATCAAAGGCTCACAATATCATCCGGAGAATGCTGGCCAGTTTGGGCGATCCTTACACGCGTTTTCTTCCCCCTGCAGAG tTCTCCAAAATGGCGAGGTATGACATGACTGGTATTGGAATAAACCTTAGGGAAGTTCCGGATGATAATGGAGGCATGAAAATAAAGGTACTGGGACTATTATTAGATGGTCCTGCACATTTGGCTGGCGTTAGACAG GGAGATGAAATTTTAGCTGTAAATGGAGTGGAGGCGGGAGGGAAATCAGCATTTGAAGTATCTTCATTACTACAAGGCCCTAATGAAACACTTGTGACTGTTAAG GTCAAGCATGGTAACTGCGGACCAGTAGAAAGTATACAAGTCCAAAGACAG GAATTCAATGCATTGGCTAAAAAAGACTTGGTTACCG CAATGAAGCGTCTTGAGGCCATGGGTGCGTCATATTTCATTTTGGATCTCAGAGATAATCTTGGTGGACTGGTGCAG GCTGGAATTGAAATTGCAAAGCTATTTCTAAATGAAGGGAGCACG GTGATCTATACAGTTGGAAGAGATCCTCAATACCAAAAGACTGTTGTTGCAGACGCTGGACCATTAGTTAAAGCCCCAGTTGTG GTTCTGGTGAACAAAAGAACTGCAAGTGCAAGTGAAATT GTTGCTTCCTCGCTGCATGATAATTGCAAAGCTGTTCTTGTGGGGGAAAGGACTTACGGCAAG GGTTTAATTCAGTCAGTTTTTGAACTTCACGACGGATCTGGTGTTGCAGTCACTGTTGGGAAGTATGTTACCCCAAATCACAAAGATATAAACGGAAATGGAATCGAACCCGACTTTCAAAACTTCCCAG CGTGGAGTGATGTCACTGAACGTCTCTCACAGTGCTCCATACTTCGTCAAGGATAA